The nucleotide window GCCCTGAGAGTTTCTCTGGCAATCATGAGTTCCTCATTTGTGGGGACCACAAGTGTTCTTACCGGGGCATCATCCGTTGAAATATCGGATACTTCAGTAAATCCGTTAGCTTTGCGGTTCTTCTCCTCATCAATCTGGATTCCCAGGTACCCCAGCCCCTGGCAGGCAAAACTGCGGACGCTGGAGCTGCCCTGTCCAATACCGCCTGTGAAAATAAGCAAGTCAAGTCCACCCATCACCGCTATGTATGATCCTATATATTTCCGGATCTGATAGCAATATGTCCTAATGGCCAGCAAAGCCCTGTGATCACCCTCCTGCGCAGCTTGATCGATAGTACGCATATCATTGGATATACCGGAAATGCCCAGAAGGCCACTCTGACGAGTGATCATGTGTTCGGCTTCCTGTACATTCAGATTATCGGTTTTCATTATATAAACCAGAGCGGCAGGATCAATATTACCGCACCGGGTTCCCATTATTAAACCCTCGGTAGGAGTCAGTCCCATAGAGGTATCAACAGAGCGTCCATGATCGATCGCGCAAACAGATGAGCCGTTTCCAAGATGACAACTGATTATTTCCAGTTCGTTTAAGTGGCGCTTGATAGCCTGAGATCCTTTCAATGCTACATAGGAGTGTGATGTTCCGTGAGCACCGTATTTTCGGATCTTGTACTGTTCGTAGTATTGATACGGAAGCCCGTAAAGGAATGCGTAAGGGGGCAGGGTGTGGTGGAAAGCAGTGTCAAACACTACTACATGAACTGCTCCGGGGAATGTTTTCTGCGCTTCTTCAATTCCAATCAGGTGAACGGGATTATGAAGGGGGGCGAAAGCACCTAGTTCCGCTATAGCCTTTTTCACATCCTCTGTGACTACCTCTGCTCCGCTGAATCTGTCTCCTCCATGCACTACTCTATGGCCAACAGCAGTAATCTCGTCTTTGCTTTTAATTACAGATGAGCTGGTTAGTTCCTCAATCATCGATGCAAAAGCAGCTGCATGATCACCTTTGGGCAGATCTTTAGTCTTATGGGTGGAGTTGAGATGAATGGTGTGTCTGGTACCATTTTCTCCAATCTTTTCCACGCTTCCAAAAGCGTTCCGTTTTTCATCACTGGTGTCAAACAGATGATATTTCAGAGATGAGGAGCCACAATTTATTACAAGTATCTTTTCCGGGGTTTTGCTTTCGAGCCTGAAGCCGTAGGGATCCTCACTTTTACGGAAAGAGGGATCCTGGAAATCTTTATTGCCCTGTGCCAGAGGGCTGTTTTTAAGTCTGTCTGTGATGATTCTGGAGAGATAGCGAACTGTAGAAGGATGGATGAGCATTTCTGATGAGAAAATTGCCTGCGGAATAATAATAGCTTTGCATCGGCTTATTCCGATTACATCAGCGGGATTCTTTTCACCAGTCATCATTGATATTTCCCCGAAAACATCACCAGCCTTCAGAGTCATCAATTGATGGCTTTCTCCGCTGTTATCTCTGATAGAAATTTCTGCAGTTCCTTCTATGAGAATACCTAAAAATCTGCCTTCTTTGCCGTATTCAATTATGGCTTCGTTAGATTCGAAGGTGATAATCTGTGATTCGTCGATAATCTTTTTTAAAGTTATATCCTGATAATCCTTAAATAGGGGAACTTCCTTCAAAAAAGAGAAAATATCCTTTACAGTCATTATCACTCCTGATTTGTTAAGGGAAACCTTAATATATATAAAGAAAAATCAACATGCCACGGAGAAGTTGTCTGGAAGGCGATTTATGCTGTTTTCTAACTGTAGTATTAGCGGAAACAATGGAAATATTGTGTCAGAATTTATTAAAGTTTAC belongs to Fibrobacter sp. and includes:
- a CDS encoding acetate/propionate family kinase, with protein sequence MTVKDIFSFLKEVPLFKDYQDITLKKIIDESQIITFESNEAIIEYGKEGRFLGILIEGTAEISIRDNSGESHQLMTLKAGDVFGEISMMTGEKNPADVIGISRCKAIIIPQAIFSSEMLIHPSTVRYLSRIITDRLKNSPLAQGNKDFQDPSFRKSEDPYGFRLESKTPEKILVINCGSSSLKYHLFDTSDEKRNAFGSVEKIGENGTRHTIHLNSTHKTKDLPKGDHAAAFASMIEELTSSSVIKSKDEITAVGHRVVHGGDRFSGAEVVTEDVKKAIAELGAFAPLHNPVHLIGIEEAQKTFPGAVHVVVFDTAFHHTLPPYAFLYGLPYQYYEQYKIRKYGAHGTSHSYVALKGSQAIKRHLNELEIISCHLGNGSSVCAIDHGRSVDTSMGLTPTEGLIMGTRCGNIDPAALVYIMKTDNLNVQEAEHMITRQSGLLGISGISNDMRTIDQAAQEGDHRALLAIRTYCYQIRKYIGSYIAVMGGLDLLIFTGGIGQGSSSVRSFACQGLGYLGIQIDEEKNRKANGFTEVSDISTDDAPVRTLVVPTNEELMIARETLRALGKHRTTRIITSTPRDVPIEVSAHHVHLSQEHVEALFGKGHKLTNESELSQPGQYACAEKVTLVGPKGKIERVRVLGPARKETQIEISMTEQFKLGIHPPVRESGDIKDTPGVTLVGPAGSVTIERGVICAQRHIHMTPADALSMGLVDRCMVRVSVDSPGRNLIFGDVVVRVHPSFRLAMHIDTDEANAAGIKTGVKGIIEGIQNELV